One region of Aminobacterium colombiense DSM 12261 genomic DNA includes:
- a CDS encoding MOSC domain-containing protein — MAIVLAVCISSKRSSPKRTVEKAFFASGGIEGDSHFGFNEREVSLLRREDVEKTEQQANILFPPGSLAENLLVKGLPEDLSPGTILAIGPTVKLEVIEKGKKPGEPHTYDYKGWCLLPIWGYFLRVVQGGEVVPGDRVSFLETN; from the coding sequence GTGGCAATAGTTCTTGCCGTATGTATAAGCTCCAAGAGAAGTAGTCCGAAAAGGACTGTGGAAAAAGCTTTTTTTGCTTCTGGCGGAATAGAAGGTGATTCACATTTTGGGTTCAATGAAAGAGAAGTCAGCCTCCTTCGCCGCGAAGACGTAGAAAAAACAGAGCAACAGGCAAATATCCTTTTCCCCCCGGGATCCCTCGCAGAAAATTTGCTTGTAAAAGGTCTTCCGGAAGACCTTTCCCCTGGTACTATTCTCGCCATCGGGCCTACTGTGAAACTTGAAGTTATAGAAAAAGGGAAAAAACCAGGAGAACCCCATACCTATGACTATAAGGGCTGGTGTTTGCTTCCCATATGGGGTTATTTTCTCAGAGTTGTGCAGGGGGGAGAAGTTGTCCCTGGGGATCGTGTTTCTTTTTTAGAGACGAATTAG
- a CDS encoding ABC transporter permease — MFPENLEFHIASHVNNGVNWLLQAMAPTFDSISNGILAMLLKTENLLHIIPWWFYIIFVAFLAWKATRCLSTTIILPLSLILIGSFGLWKLAMGTLAIVIASVFLSLLIGIPVGILMAEAKGVEPIVKPILDAMQTMPSFVYLIPAMMFFGLGKVPAVLATLIYSLPPVIRLTNLGLKQVPQPAQEAAIAYGATKWQLLKEVRVPLAMPTIMAGVNQTTMMALSMVVVASMIGARGLGQEVLLSINRIDVGRGFEAGISIVIMAIAIDRITQGFARRWDKAQR, encoded by the coding sequence ATATTTCCAGAGAATCTTGAATTTCATATAGCAAGTCACGTAAATAATGGGGTGAACTGGCTTCTTCAGGCGATGGCTCCCACTTTCGACAGCATTTCTAACGGAATCCTTGCTATGCTATTAAAAACAGAAAACCTGTTGCATATTATTCCGTGGTGGTTTTACATTATCTTTGTTGCTTTTCTCGCGTGGAAGGCAACACGATGCCTTAGTACAACGATTATACTGCCTCTGAGTCTAATTCTTATTGGAAGCTTTGGTCTCTGGAAGCTGGCTATGGGAACTCTTGCAATCGTCATAGCCTCTGTATTCCTCTCTCTTCTTATTGGTATTCCAGTTGGGATTCTCATGGCAGAAGCAAAGGGAGTGGAACCAATTGTAAAGCCAATCCTGGACGCTATGCAGACAATGCCAAGCTTTGTGTATCTTATTCCGGCCATGATGTTCTTTGGTCTTGGTAAGGTTCCGGCTGTTCTTGCCACGCTTATTTACTCTCTGCCTCCAGTGATTCGCTTGACGAATCTGGGGCTGAAGCAGGTGCCTCAACCTGCCCAAGAAGCTGCTATAGCTTATGGAGCGACAAAGTGGCAGCTTTTAAAAGAAGTCCGGGTGCCTTTAGCTATGCCTACCATTATGGCCGGTGTAAACCAGACAACTATGATGGCCCTTTCTATGGTGGTCGTTGCTTCAATGATCGGAGCAAGGGGCCTTGGTCAGGAAGTTCTGCTTTCCATCAACCGCATCGACGTTGGCCGAGGATTTGAAGCTGGCATCAGTATTGTTATTATGGCCATAGCCATTGACAGAATTACCCAGGGATTTGCCCGTCGATGGGATAAAGCCCAAAGATAA
- a CDS encoding ABC transporter substrate-binding protein: MKTHLLKKQIIITLCALSTMFLGAIAAEAARPITFIDFSWDSVQVHNRIAGYIIVHGYGKNVDYMFAESLPGLMGIERGDADISMELWADNVHEWWEEAQKKGNVTSLGMNFPDAPQGWYVPRYMVEGDAERGIEATAPDLKSVYDLPKYWELFKDPEEPNKGRLYNGPAGWKVSSINTEKVIAYRLDKNYTAFDPGSQTSLATAIASAYERGKPVLAYYWEPTEVMGMYNMVKLEEPPYKKDIWETTRGCDFPSVKVLIIANTKFARENPEITEVFKKYTTTLEQNNKTLAYMKTRVVDAEQAAVWFLKNYSEEWKGWIEDESVIAKIEKALEKEVIKD, encoded by the coding sequence ATGAAAACTCATCTCTTGAAAAAACAAATCATAATTACCCTTTGTGCACTGTCTACTATGTTTTTAGGTGCGATAGCGGCAGAAGCTGCCCGGCCTATAACCTTTATTGATTTCAGCTGGGATAGTGTACAGGTACACAATCGAATCGCGGGCTACATTATTGTCCACGGGTACGGGAAAAATGTAGATTATATGTTTGCTGAATCTCTTCCCGGCCTTATGGGAATAGAACGGGGCGATGCCGATATTTCTATGGAGTTATGGGCCGATAATGTACATGAATGGTGGGAAGAAGCCCAGAAAAAGGGAAACGTTACGAGCCTCGGCATGAATTTTCCTGATGCCCCTCAAGGATGGTATGTTCCCCGCTATATGGTAGAAGGAGATGCTGAAAGAGGCATTGAGGCTACTGCCCCTGATCTTAAAAGCGTTTACGATCTTCCTAAGTATTGGGAGCTTTTCAAAGACCCGGAGGAACCTAATAAAGGTCGTCTTTACAACGGTCCCGCCGGATGGAAAGTCAGCTCTATTAATACAGAAAAAGTAATAGCGTACAGGCTGGATAAAAATTACACAGCTTTCGATCCGGGCTCCCAAACGTCCTTAGCTACCGCCATAGCTTCCGCCTACGAAAGAGGCAAACCTGTTCTAGCCTATTATTGGGAACCGACAGAAGTTATGGGTATGTACAATATGGTCAAACTTGAGGAACCGCCTTACAAAAAAGATATTTGGGAAACAACCCGCGGCTGTGATTTTCCTTCTGTGAAAGTTCTCATCATCGCCAACACAAAGTTTGCTCGCGAAAACCCTGAAATCACAGAGGTCTTCAAAAAATATACCACCACTCTCGAGCAAAATAACAAAACCCTTGCCTACATGAAAACAAGAGTGGTCGATGCAGAACAAGCGGCAGTATGGTTTCTTAAAAACTATTCTGAGGAATGGAAGGGTTGGATAGAGGATGAATCCGTTATCGCAAAGATTGAGAAGGCCCTAGAGAAGGAAGTGATAAAAGATTGA
- a CDS encoding inositol monophosphatase family protein: protein MKGSMEKILTDLLRDAGEIIMEQRDTQIASRRSMSDYTTVTDVRVEAFITQHLQKYFPESVIIGEEFSSSRNSLQLKGSAFVLDPIDGTVNFFHGYPAFAISLAYVENYSIRQAYIYDPANGEFFFAAKNEGAFLNDSFISVSQARTLSESLIGFGTAYNKELGKKEIEIVTKIYERCHDVRRRGAASLDVAYVACGRLDGYLEMELKPWDFYAGLLILEEAGGKACNWKGLPIQDLVNQNLLCTNNLIHQELFNLVREL, encoded by the coding sequence GTGAAGGGTTCTATGGAAAAAATATTAACAGATCTTTTGCGGGATGCAGGGGAAATTATTATGGAACAGCGTGATACTCAAATTGCCTCTCGCAGGTCAATGTCGGATTATACGACGGTTACTGATGTGAGAGTAGAGGCCTTCATTACTCAACATCTTCAGAAATATTTTCCTGAGAGTGTCATTATTGGGGAGGAGTTTTCGTCATCACGCAATTCCCTCCAGTTGAAAGGGAGTGCTTTTGTTCTTGATCCTATTGACGGAACAGTGAACTTTTTCCATGGATATCCTGCTTTTGCCATTTCTCTTGCCTATGTGGAGAACTATTCCATACGACAGGCATATATTTATGATCCAGCGAATGGCGAATTCTTTTTTGCCGCTAAAAATGAAGGGGCCTTTTTGAATGACTCTTTCATTTCGGTTTCACAAGCGAGAACCCTTTCAGAAAGTCTTATAGGTTTTGGAACAGCTTACAACAAAGAGCTCGGTAAAAAAGAAATAGAGATCGTTACAAAAATATATGAACGTTGTCATGATGTCAGACGGCGGGGGGCAGCTTCCCTGGATGTCGCTTATGTTGCCTGCGGCCGTCTTGACGGATATCTTGAAATGGAATTGAAGCCCTGGGACTTTTATGCGGGCCTTCTTATTTTGGAAGAGGCAGGAGGAAAGGCCTGCAACTGGAAAGGTTTACCTATTCAGGACCTTGTTAATCAGAACCTTCTTTGTACTAATAATCTAATACATCAGGAGTTGTTCAATCTTGTAAGGGAATTATAA
- a CDS encoding NAD(P)-dependent oxidoreductase: MKNIGFIGLGVMGASMAGHLLKAGYSLHVYNRTRVKAEKLIEQGASWEEDVPSLASKCDSIITMVGFPRDVEEIYLGQRGLIENARTGTYLIDMTTSSPELAARIYVASKKRGLKALDAPVSGGDKGAREGTLSVMVGGDPEDFDEVRPLFEVMGKNIVYQGEAGSGQHTKMANQIAIASNMIGVCEAISYAIKAGLDPDKVLASIAQGAAGSWSLSNLAPRMIAGNFDPGFYVKHFIKDMKIALESADRMGLDTPGLEMALSMYKKLALHGHDNEGTQALFRLYSAQKD; the protein is encoded by the coding sequence ATGAAAAACATCGGATTTATTGGTCTTGGAGTTATGGGGGCCAGTATGGCTGGTCATTTGCTCAAGGCAGGTTATTCCCTCCATGTTTACAATAGAACCCGGGTAAAAGCGGAAAAACTGATTGAACAGGGAGCCTCTTGGGAAGAAGACGTGCCATCTTTAGCCTCTAAGTGTGACAGTATTATTACTATGGTCGGTTTCCCCCGTGATGTCGAAGAGATCTATCTGGGACAGAGAGGTCTTATTGAAAATGCGCGGACGGGAACCTATCTGATAGATATGACAACTTCCAGTCCGGAGCTGGCAGCGCGAATCTATGTTGCCTCTAAAAAGAGAGGGCTTAAGGCATTGGATGCTCCTGTTTCAGGAGGGGATAAGGGCGCAAGGGAAGGGACCCTTTCTGTTATGGTGGGAGGTGACCCTGAAGATTTCGATGAAGTTCGACCTCTTTTTGAAGTGATGGGCAAGAACATTGTCTATCAAGGGGAGGCCGGAAGCGGACAACATACAAAAATGGCCAATCAGATTGCTATAGCTTCAAATATGATAGGAGTCTGTGAAGCTATTTCTTACGCCATTAAGGCGGGGCTCGACCCCGATAAAGTATTGGCTAGCATTGCTCAGGGGGCTGCAGGAAGCTGGTCTCTTTCAAATCTTGCTCCAAGGATGATCGCAGGAAATTTCGATCCTGGTTTTTATGTGAAACATTTTATTAAAGATATGAAAATAGCCCTTGAATCTGCAGATAGGATGGGGTTGGATACCCCCGGCTTGGAAATGGCTCTTTCCATGTATAAAAAATTAGCCCTTCATGGGCATGATAACGAAGGAACTCAGGCCTTATTCAGACTTTACAGTGCTCAAAAGGATTAA
- a CDS encoding Na/Pi cotransporter family protein, which produces MPLSNALQVLGGVGLFLFGIKLMSDALQDLAGDRMRQLVGSLTSTPVRGVLIGTLVTVLIQSSSGTTIMTVSFVHAGLMTLKQAVGVIMGANIGTTVIAQVIAFKIKNFALPVIGIGMLFAVFGKSKRQKYIGNGLVGFGLLFLGMQTMEGAMDFLQGRKDLFMMFSRSPLLGVLVGTLVTMVVQASSATIGLTIAMASQGLLSLDAAVPILLGDNIGTTITAVIASLGSNRSAKQAAAAHVMFNVIGVVIFMTILPIFKTVISMTSSDIARQLANAHTLFNVTNTLIFLPFTSVFVKLIQAIVPGKSSAINVGPQFLDPKLVTASPAAAIDAIKKEISHMGAIALSMLQDVKNAFVNDDPKMIDQVNESEKILNELTHAIAKYSAEIWQESISSELSVVLSAYVNGISDIERVGDHCQNLIELYDYKVEHRLTFSPVAMQEFQDMFNTVFRSVTLSLESVAEEDVSKAHEVIDVLEVEVDRKEKTLRKSHIRRLNRGECNPSAGVIFIDILSNLERIGDHAHNLSFIALDIAKTHR; this is translated from the coding sequence GTGCCACTTTCAAATGCACTTCAGGTTTTGGGGGGCGTAGGGCTCTTTTTGTTTGGCATCAAACTAATGAGCGATGCCCTGCAGGACTTAGCAGGCGATAGAATGCGACAATTGGTGGGATCCCTTACGAGCACACCTGTTCGTGGGGTCCTTATAGGTACGTTAGTGACAGTTCTTATCCAAAGCAGTAGCGGAACGACTATTATGACCGTTAGTTTTGTGCATGCTGGCCTTATGACCTTAAAACAAGCAGTGGGAGTGATCATGGGGGCTAATATCGGCACCACTGTGATTGCCCAGGTTATAGCTTTTAAGATAAAGAATTTTGCCCTCCCAGTCATTGGTATAGGAATGCTTTTTGCTGTTTTCGGGAAATCTAAGCGGCAAAAATATATAGGCAATGGATTGGTTGGGTTCGGCCTTCTTTTTCTAGGTATGCAAACAATGGAAGGGGCTATGGATTTCCTTCAGGGACGGAAAGACCTTTTTATGATGTTCAGCCGAAGCCCTCTTCTTGGTGTTCTTGTAGGAACCCTTGTGACAATGGTTGTTCAGGCGAGTTCAGCGACAATAGGTCTTACTATTGCCATGGCCAGTCAGGGACTTTTATCCCTGGATGCGGCTGTCCCCATACTCCTTGGTGATAACATTGGTACAACGATTACGGCAGTCATTGCTTCTTTAGGATCAAACAGGTCTGCCAAACAAGCGGCGGCGGCACACGTTATGTTCAATGTTATCGGTGTGGTCATATTTATGACCATACTACCAATTTTTAAGACGGTCATCTCTATGACGTCATCGGATATCGCGAGACAGCTTGCCAATGCCCACACCCTCTTCAACGTAACGAACACCCTCATTTTCCTTCCCTTTACATCAGTCTTTGTCAAATTGATTCAAGCTATTGTCCCAGGAAAAAGCAGCGCTATCAATGTTGGCCCCCAGTTTCTTGACCCTAAGCTCGTTACAGCTTCCCCAGCGGCAGCAATAGACGCGATAAAAAAAGAAATTTCCCACATGGGTGCCATCGCTCTCTCCATGTTGCAGGATGTTAAAAACGCTTTTGTCAATGACGACCCGAAGATGATCGATCAGGTGAATGAATCAGAAAAGATCTTGAATGAGCTGACCCATGCCATTGCGAAGTATTCGGCTGAAATATGGCAGGAAAGCATTTCAAGTGAATTGTCAGTTGTCCTTTCCGCTTACGTTAATGGCATTAGCGATATAGAACGGGTTGGAGACCACTGCCAAAACCTTATAGAGCTCTATGACTATAAAGTTGAACATAGATTAACCTTTTCCCCTGTCGCTATGCAGGAGTTCCAAGACATGTTCAATACTGTATTCAGGTCTGTTACATTAAGCCTGGAGTCGGTAGCAGAAGAGGACGTGAGTAAAGCTCATGAGGTCATAGATGTTTTGGAAGTAGAAGTTGACCGTAAGGAAAAGACCCTTCGAAAGAGTCATATTCGCCGATTGAACAGGGGGGAATGCAACCCCTCCGCGGGAGTTATTTTTATTGATATTCTCAGCAACCTCGAGCGAATTGGGGACCACGCCCATAATTTATCCTTCATTGCCCTGGATATAGCAAAAACCCATCGCTAG
- a CDS encoding thioesterase family protein, producing the protein MFNVKDILQPGLTATIKKTVEIDDTVGNMNIHLNQLLSTPACVQAIVGACIKAVDHFLPEGYITVGKSIEVIHEATSMLGVTVEFKATLTSIEGNRLFFEITASDAIGVTLTARHERVIVNHMALMDRAIERVNQLNKIREMP; encoded by the coding sequence ATGTTCAATGTGAAAGATATTCTTCAACCCGGTCTTACCGCCACAATCAAGAAAACTGTCGAAATTGATGATACTGTTGGTAATATGAACATCCATCTCAACCAGCTTCTTTCTACTCCGGCCTGTGTTCAGGCCATTGTTGGAGCATGTATCAAGGCAGTGGATCATTTTCTGCCGGAAGGATACATCACCGTTGGTAAATCTATTGAAGTAATTCACGAAGCAACGTCTATGTTAGGTGTTACCGTTGAATTCAAGGCTACTCTAACATCCATAGAAGGGAACCGTCTCTTCTTTGAGATTACAGCCTCCGATGCCATCGGAGTAACCCTCACTGCCCGTCATGAGCGAGTGATCGTCAATCATATGGCCTTAATGGATCGGGCTATAGAGCGAGTAAACCAACTTAATAAAATACGGGAAATGCCCTAA
- a CDS encoding betaine/proline/choline family ABC transporter ATP-binding protein (Members of the family are the ATP-binding subunit of ABC transporters for substrates such as betaine, L-proline or other amino acids, choline, carnitine, etc. The substrate specificity is best determined from the substrate-binding subunit, rather than this subunit, as it interacts with the permease subunit and not with substrate directly.) has product MIHTTKASKALEIKDLWKVYTKKDIDIDVENGDLITELDKSEDAVVAVRGVSLAARQGEVFVIMGLSGSGKSTLIRCVIRLIEPTSGEIWVNGQEVSSLPKKDLTEFRRKQIAMVFQHYGLLPHKTIIDNVEFGLKLQGISEKERRERSNVALERVGLKGWENYYPSSLSGGMRQRVGIARALVMDTPILLMDEPFSGLDPLIRREMQDELIRLQKELKKTIFFVTHDLDEAMRMGDRMAVMKNGTIVQMGAPAQILANPADEYVARFVQDKRRQIQMADEGAFVNGESMDEIPGEGVMDHISRES; this is encoded by the coding sequence TTGATCCATACAACGAAAGCCTCAAAAGCATTAGAAATAAAAGACCTGTGGAAGGTCTATACAAAAAAGGATATTGACATAGACGTTGAAAATGGTGATCTCATTACAGAGCTCGATAAATCTGAAGATGCTGTTGTAGCAGTAAGGGGCGTTTCTCTTGCAGCCCGTCAAGGCGAGGTTTTCGTTATTATGGGACTTTCGGGAAGCGGAAAGTCTACACTGATTCGATGCGTTATTCGCCTTATTGAACCTACATCTGGAGAAATATGGGTCAATGGGCAAGAAGTAAGCTCTCTCCCTAAAAAAGATCTGACAGAGTTTCGACGCAAACAGATAGCCATGGTTTTTCAGCATTACGGTCTGTTGCCCCATAAAACCATTATAGATAACGTGGAGTTCGGACTTAAACTTCAAGGGATATCAGAAAAAGAACGGCGAGAACGATCAAACGTCGCTCTCGAGAGAGTTGGCCTTAAAGGGTGGGAGAACTATTATCCCAGCTCCCTCAGCGGTGGGATGAGGCAACGGGTAGGCATAGCCAGGGCTCTTGTGATGGATACGCCTATCCTTCTCATGGATGAGCCGTTCAGTGGCCTTGACCCTCTGATCCGTCGTGAAATGCAGGATGAATTGATCCGCCTGCAAAAAGAATTGAAGAAGACAATTTTCTTTGTTACCCACGACCTTGATGAAGCCATGCGCATGGGAGACCGAATGGCCGTCATGAAAAACGGAACCATCGTCCAAATGGGAGCTCCCGCTCAAATCCTTGCCAACCCAGCTGACGAGTATGTGGCCCGTTTTGTTCAGGATAAACGGCGTCAGATCCAGATGGCTGATGAAGGCGCATTTGTTAACGGGGAAAGCATGGATGAAATACCTGGCGAAGGAGTGATGGATCATATTTCCAGAGAATCTTGA
- a CDS encoding cation:proton antiporter, translating into MLFVLVGAQVDVTLAFKAGGVGIAIIGTGLIGRSIGVLFSLVGTNFNWKERLFCIISYSPKATVQAAMGAIPLSLGVESGDVILAIAVLSILVTAPLGAIGIRYSAKKLL; encoded by the coding sequence TTGCTTTTTGTTCTTGTTGGCGCCCAAGTAGACGTAACATTGGCATTTAAAGCAGGGGGAGTAGGTATTGCTATAATTGGAACTGGATTGATTGGTAGAAGTATCGGCGTTCTTTTTTCTCTTGTAGGAACGAATTTCAATTGGAAAGAACGACTCTTTTGTATCATTTCCTATTCTCCAAAAGCTACTGTACAAGCAGCCATGGGGGCAATACCTCTATCATTAGGGGTCGAGTCAGGAGATGTTATTTTAGCTATAGCTGTATTATCTATACTTGTTACAGCTCCATTAGGAGCTATTGGCATTCGATATTCCGCTAAAAAACTATTATAA
- a CDS encoding DUF6262 family protein: MLGLSDKQTTKKERKELIEAVHTALEELLMSQQHIDFKAVARKLGIARSTLYRNPIVREEIAAAREKSRVSSISLPQLQEEIRLLKERVQKLEDVSHQWEP, from the coding sequence GTGCTAGGTCTGAGCGATAAACAAACTACAAAAAAAGAGAGAAAAGAGCTTATAGAAGCTGTTCACACAGCCCTTGAAGAGCTGTTAATGTCACAACAGCATATTGATTTTAAAGCAGTTGCGCGAAAATTGGGCATAGCCCGCTCTACCCTTTATCGAAATCCCATCGTTCGGGAAGAAATCGCTGCTGCTCGAGAAAAATCTCGAGTCTCGTCAATATCCTTACCGCAACTTCAGGAAGAAATTAGACTCCTTAAAGAAAGAGTTCAAAAGTTAGAAGACGTTTCTCACCAATGGGAGCCTTGA
- a CDS encoding biotin--[acetyl-CoA-carboxylase] ligase produces the protein MKKHIINILKQTQGTYVSGQDLCEQLGVSRTAVWKHINQLREEGYTIDSSARKGYRLIDVPDLLNEYEVEPLLTTEVLGHPIIHFREVPSTNIEARKYAREGTAEGTVIVAEHQTAGRGRSGRSWFSSPEWAIQMSLILRPKVSPALAASITQIGAAAVAKALESLGLSPQIKWPNDVLLSEKKVCGILTEMSCELDHINHIVIGIGINVNTPHFPDDVASVATSVRIEKGETWNRKKLMAAVLNSFEPLYKEFLEGKEHPEYLRICRALSNLIGQHITYETTKGRLSAKAIDIDNIGRLIVQHSDGSTETLLSGEVHIGTQE, from the coding sequence TTGAAAAAACACATCATCAATATATTGAAACAGACTCAGGGAACCTACGTTTCAGGTCAGGATCTCTGTGAACAGCTGGGAGTAAGCCGAACAGCCGTGTGGAAACATATCAACCAGCTTCGAGAGGAAGGATACACTATCGATTCTTCAGCTCGAAAAGGGTATCGCCTTATAGATGTTCCTGACCTCCTGAATGAATATGAAGTTGAACCTCTTCTGACGACAGAAGTTCTAGGCCACCCTATTATTCATTTCAGAGAGGTGCCATCCACAAATATTGAAGCCAGGAAATACGCACGGGAAGGGACCGCTGAAGGAACGGTTATTGTAGCTGAACATCAGACGGCAGGGCGAGGCCGCTCAGGACGTTCATGGTTCTCTTCACCGGAATGGGCCATTCAGATGTCCCTTATTCTCCGCCCGAAAGTTTCACCAGCCCTTGCGGCATCAATTACCCAGATTGGAGCAGCCGCTGTGGCAAAAGCACTGGAAAGCCTCGGTCTATCTCCTCAGATCAAATGGCCAAACGACGTGCTTCTTTCAGAGAAAAAGGTCTGCGGCATCTTAACAGAAATGAGCTGCGAATTGGATCACATCAATCATATTGTCATTGGCATCGGCATTAACGTAAATACTCCTCATTTTCCTGACGATGTAGCGTCCGTAGCAACATCTGTTCGTATTGAGAAAGGTGAAACATGGAACAGAAAAAAACTGATGGCTGCCGTTCTCAACTCTTTTGAGCCCCTTTATAAGGAATTTTTGGAAGGAAAGGAACACCCAGAGTATCTTCGCATCTGTCGAGCACTCTCAAATCTTATTGGACAACATATCACATACGAAACAACAAAGGGACGCCTCTCTGCCAAGGCTATTGATATCGATAACATCGGGCGGCTTATCGTTCAGCACAGCGATGGTTCTACAGAAACCCTGCTTTCTGGAGAAGTTCATATCGGAACCCAAGAATGA
- a CDS encoding DEAD/DEAH box helicase produces MERSFYNWQLKAYKKIYEKNAVLSAPTGAGKTLVAYLWAGLLTTEGKAQMPEGISRIIFTAPIKALSNERYMDLRRMGFDVGIETGDFKRNEEAPIICCTQEIYTLKYTKEPHQKLIIDEFHYIFEDPDRARTYIDGIRGTAPTTSILVMSATFSQPGVIGRYLETITERSFTVYESQERVTDLVYVPKKPAQLFSVHDALVFVFSQRGTMDLAYTIARTRRRLPREQRSRLYELATILDVPKVQMPLLCGIGIYHGSMLPKEKLLVESAFRERILDVVVGTNALALGVNLPAESVIFAQLVQFHDNAPISKNEFLQMAGRAGRKGLFDTGYVTWLSKSPCEHRGYDTGDEFKKLLSIPPEAATVSLRPAWGALLRREVHINEEADYISRFSLPEIDPFILRTELRQGLNRIDRAMRRMVRPQQRKRFRTLLADIWYEEMSADENLEMARLFFAEERPEALFAAQLIAPYERNYLQSLLKIKRYANHLPEGYYFKSMQMLNQTVDDIDPTIYGFEEKINEIEGSLKS; encoded by the coding sequence ATGGAGCGCTCCTTTTATAATTGGCAACTGAAAGCGTATAAAAAAATTTATGAAAAGAATGCCGTTCTCTCTGCGCCTACGGGAGCAGGGAAAACTCTTGTTGCCTATCTTTGGGCTGGCTTGCTCACAACGGAAGGCAAAGCCCAGATGCCGGAGGGCATTTCTCGCATTATATTTACAGCTCCCATAAAGGCTCTGAGCAACGAGCGCTACATGGACCTGAGGCGCATGGGTTTTGACGTAGGAATAGAAACGGGGGATTTTAAAAGAAACGAAGAGGCACCCATTATTTGCTGTACCCAGGAGATCTATACGCTCAAATATACAAAAGAACCCCATCAAAAACTGATTATAGATGAATTTCATTATATTTTTGAAGACCCTGACCGTGCGCGAACCTATATTGACGGCATAAGAGGAACAGCCCCAACAACATCAATTCTTGTCATGTCCGCTACCTTTAGTCAGCCTGGAGTCATTGGGCGTTATCTCGAAACCATCACTGAGCGGTCTTTTACAGTCTATGAAAGCCAGGAACGGGTCACTGATCTGGTGTATGTTCCCAAAAAACCCGCTCAACTTTTTTCTGTTCACGACGCCCTTGTATTTGTCTTCTCTCAGCGGGGGACTATGGATTTGGCCTATACCATCGCCAGAACCCGACGCCGGCTGCCCAGAGAACAGCGCAGCCGCCTTTATGAACTTGCAACGATCCTAGATGTTCCTAAAGTGCAAATGCCCCTTCTCTGCGGCATAGGCATCTATCATGGAAGCATGCTGCCAAAAGAAAAGCTCTTAGTGGAATCAGCTTTCCGGGAACGAATCCTTGATGTAGTTGTTGGGACAAATGCCCTGGCCTTAGGCGTCAACCTGCCAGCAGAATCTGTTATTTTTGCCCAACTGGTGCAGTTCCACGATAATGCCCCTATTAGCAAGAATGAATTTCTTCAAATGGCAGGAAGGGCTGGAAGAAAGGGCCTTTTTGATACAGGCTACGTTACGTGGCTATCCAAGTCTCCTTGTGAACATAGAGGTTACGACACTGGAGATGAATTCAAGAAACTGCTTTCCATCCCTCCTGAAGCTGCAACTGTTTCCCTAAGACCAGCATGGGGAGCTCTCTTGCGGAGGGAAGTTCACATTAATGAGGAAGCTGACTATATCAGCAGGTTTTCTCTGCCAGAAATCGACCCCTTCATTCTAAGAACCGAGTTAAGGCAAGGCCTCAATCGTATCGACAGGGCCATGCGCCGTATGGTGAGACCTCAACAGCGAAAACGATTCCGGACCTTGCTGGCCGATATATGGTATGAAGAAATGAGCGCGGATGAAAATCTTGAAATGGCTCGTCTCTTTTTTGCTGAAGAACGGCCGGAAGCCCTCTTTGCCGCTCAGCTGATCGCCCCGTATGAACGAAACTATCTGCAATCTCTTCTTAAAATCAAACGGTATGCTAATCATTTGCCTGAGGGATATTATTTTAAAAGTATGCAAATGCTCAATCAGACAGTAGATGATATTGACCCCACCATCTATGGATTTGAAGAAAAAATAAACGAGATCGAAGGGTCTTTAAAAAGCTAA